The Saccharomonospora glauca K62 genome has a segment encoding these proteins:
- a CDS encoding MerR family transcriptional regulator: protein MSPAEEVRVHRVDEHMRIGEVSARTGLSLRTIRYYEEVGLVTPSARSQGGFRLYTEPDVARLNLVRRMKPLGFQLDEMKELLDLLYPAQRDGVPAPLDEHELRRLREFTERAERRCEQLRATLDTAEDFAAMLRDSLARHLERARHP, encoded by the coding sequence ATGTCACCGGCCGAGGAAGTGAGGGTTCATCGCGTGGATGAGCACATGCGCATCGGTGAAGTGTCCGCCCGGACGGGCCTTTCCCTGCGCACCATCCGCTACTACGAGGAAGTCGGACTGGTGACCCCCAGCGCACGCAGTCAGGGAGGCTTCCGGCTGTACACGGAGCCGGACGTCGCCCGCCTGAATCTCGTCCGCCGGATGAAGCCCCTCGGGTTCCAGCTCGACGAGATGAAGGAACTGCTCGACCTTCTGTACCCGGCACAGCGGGACGGCGTGCCGGCGCCGCTCGACGAGCACGAACTGCGTAGGCTGCGCGAGTTCACCGAACGAGCCGAACGTCGTTGCGAACAACTGCGGGCCACCCTCGACACCGCCGAGGACTTCGCCGCCATGCTCCGCGACAGCCTTGCCCGTCACCTGGAGCGAGCCCGCCACCCCTGA
- a CDS encoding GNAT family N-acetyltransferase, which translates to MHDGTVVGMQVLQARQFAVTRQVGSASWLGLEYRGRGIGTEMRAAVLHLAFAGLGAEEAVSGAFEDNTASLVVSRKLGYRPDGVERHVVRGALAVERRMRLSREDWERHRTVDAMIEGLAPALPLFGVEG; encoded by the coding sequence GTGCACGACGGCACCGTGGTGGGGATGCAGGTGCTGCAGGCACGACAGTTCGCCGTGACCCGACAGGTCGGCAGTGCCTCGTGGCTCGGTCTGGAGTACCGGGGCCGGGGCATCGGCACCGAGATGAGGGCGGCGGTTCTGCACCTGGCCTTCGCCGGTCTCGGCGCCGAGGAAGCGGTGTCGGGAGCCTTCGAGGACAACACCGCTTCCCTGGTCGTGTCACGCAAACTCGGGTACCGGCCCGACGGTGTGGAGCGTCATGTCGTGCGAGGAGCCTTGGCCGTCGAACGCCGGATGCGGCTGAGCCGGGAGGACTGGGAGCGCCACCGGACGGTCGACGCCATGATCGAGGGACTCGCGCCCGCGCTGCCCTTGTTCGGCGTCGAGGGCTAG
- a CDS encoding ADP-ribosylglycohydrolase family protein, translated as MDDMSRINKARGLLFGLALGDCLGAPFEGRREVTETDIVTTRDGTGQLRHTDDTALTLVLARHLAHRVGDRPRTTESLIDVDVLAREFAEAWRDEPWRGYGGGVTKSFELIVSGEPWRSAIRAVFPEGSFGNGGAMRVAPVALVGGDVREVTELARRSTEVTHAHPDALHGAVCQAVATHLALALPSTEPARPKEFVRPVRQAVSSTSWEDKIDHVVDLAERNADPAEAAAELGNDVSATASVPLALLAFLRHSGDPDAVLRFAILAGGDTDTVAAMAGALAGAHSGYAALPTHATARLEAAKDLHLYAEHLA; from the coding sequence ATGGACGACATGTCCCGTATCAACAAGGCACGCGGCCTGCTGTTCGGACTCGCGCTCGGTGACTGTCTCGGTGCTCCCTTCGAGGGCCGCCGGGAGGTCACCGAGACTGACATCGTCACCACGCGGGACGGCACCGGCCAGCTCCGCCACACCGACGACACGGCACTGACGCTCGTACTCGCCCGGCACCTCGCGCACCGAGTCGGCGACAGACCCCGCACGACGGAGAGCCTGATCGACGTCGACGTGCTCGCGCGGGAGTTCGCCGAGGCGTGGCGCGACGAACCGTGGCGTGGTTACGGCGGCGGTGTCACCAAGTCGTTCGAGCTCATCGTGTCCGGCGAGCCGTGGCGCAGCGCGATCCGCGCGGTGTTCCCCGAAGGGTCGTTCGGCAACGGCGGCGCGATGCGCGTCGCGCCGGTCGCGCTCGTGGGCGGCGACGTCCGGGAGGTCACGGAACTCGCCCGGCGCAGCACCGAGGTCACCCACGCCCATCCCGATGCGCTGCACGGCGCCGTGTGCCAGGCGGTGGCCACCCATCTCGCGCTCGCGCTGCCCTCCACCGAACCCGCGCGGCCCAAGGAGTTCGTGCGGCCGGTGCGTCAGGCCGTGTCCTCGACGTCGTGGGAGGACAAGATCGACCACGTGGTCGACCTGGCCGAGCGGAACGCCGACCCCGCGGAGGCCGCGGCGGAGCTGGGCAACGACGTGTCCGCGACCGCGTCGGTGCCGCTGGCCCTGCTGGCGTTCCTGCGGCACTCCGGCGACCCGGACGCCGTCCTCCGGTTCGCCATCCTGGCCGGCGGGGACACCGACACCGTCGCCGCGATGGCGGGCGCTCTCGCGGGCGCGCACAGCGGCTACGCCGCGTTGCCCACCCACGCCACGGCCCGCCTGGAGGCCGCGAAGGACCTCCACCTCTACGCCGAACACCTGGCGTAA
- a CDS encoding YdcF family protein, which produces MARRHTALPDRVRAEAETLWHYLVLDHTPHRSDVGIGLGSHDLGVADHTAALYREGRFPVVVFTGATAPTTAARFPRGEAVHYRERALELGVPDEAVLVEPHARNTGENITFTRRLLADRGLPVRTATLVCKPYQQRRAYATCRKLWPELEVRCSASHTSLDDYLPTIEDPERVVHMLVGETQRVTAYVERGFTIPQDVPPEVDAAYRRLVDAGYTARLLRSA; this is translated from the coding sequence ATGGCACGACGACACACGGCACTGCCCGACCGGGTAAGAGCCGAGGCCGAGACACTGTGGCACTACCTCGTCCTGGACCACACTCCCCACCGCAGCGACGTGGGGATCGGCCTGGGCAGTCACGACCTGGGTGTGGCCGACCACACGGCGGCCCTCTACCGGGAGGGCCGGTTCCCGGTAGTGGTGTTCACGGGGGCGACCGCGCCCACGACGGCGGCCCGCTTCCCCCGTGGGGAGGCCGTGCACTACCGGGAACGCGCACTGGAGCTGGGCGTGCCCGACGAGGCCGTGCTGGTGGAGCCGCACGCCCGCAACACGGGCGAGAACATCACCTTCACCCGGCGGCTGCTCGCCGACCGAGGCCTACCGGTGCGCACGGCGACCCTGGTGTGCAAGCCGTACCAGCAGCGCAGGGCGTACGCGACCTGCCGGAAGCTGTGGCCGGAGCTGGAGGTGCGCTGCTCGGCGTCACACACGTCGCTGGACGACTACCTGCCGACGATCGAGGACCCGGAGCGCGTGGTGCACATGCTCGTGGGCGAGACCCAGCGCGTCACCGCCTACGTCGAGCGAGGGTTCACGATCCCGCAGGACGTGCCGCCCGAGGTGGACGCCGCCTACCGTCGCCTGGTCGACGC
- a CDS encoding peptide chain release factor 3, producing the protein MSSRASAATSPDSDVVAQARRRRSFAVISHPDAGKSTLTEALALHARVIAEAGAVHGKAGRRGVVSDWMEMERARGISITSAALQFAYGDTVVNLLDTPGHADFSEDTYRVLSAVDSAVMLLDAAKGLEPQTLKLFDVCRHRGIPVITFINKWDRPGREALELCDELTQRLDLAPMPLTWPVGEAGRFRGVLDVRDDAFVAFERTVGGATVAEEHRLSAERAAEEVGEDFARAREEVELVTASGGEFDAAAYLRGTATPVLFGAAVLNFGVRHLLDLLVELAPRPEPRVDVEGNPRPLNSEFSAFVFKVQTGMDPAHRDQVAFARVCSGAFERGMVVTNATTKRPFATKYAHQVFGQQRSTVDVAYPGDVIGLVNASALRVGDTLYSGKPAVRFPGLPSFAPAHFAVARPADLSKAKQFRKGVEQLSSEGVVQLLTSDSRGDAAPVFAAVGPMQFEVAAHRMEHEFNSPVKLDRLPYSTVRRLVDPAQRALVDAGRNSEVLTRADGTDLALFVDDMSMRLLLRRHPELRLETLVASGA; encoded by the coding sequence ATGAGTTCTCGTGCGAGCGCAGCTACTTCTCCGGATTCCGACGTCGTGGCGCAGGCGCGCCGCCGCCGGTCGTTCGCCGTCATCAGCCATCCCGACGCGGGCAAGTCGACCCTGACGGAGGCGTTGGCACTGCACGCGCGTGTGATCGCCGAGGCGGGCGCCGTGCACGGGAAGGCGGGCCGGCGCGGCGTGGTGTCCGACTGGATGGAGATGGAGCGCGCTCGCGGCATCTCGATCACGTCGGCCGCCCTGCAGTTCGCCTACGGCGACACGGTGGTGAACCTGCTCGACACACCCGGTCACGCGGACTTCTCCGAGGACACCTACCGGGTGCTCTCGGCCGTCGACTCGGCGGTGATGCTGCTGGACGCCGCGAAGGGTCTGGAGCCGCAGACGCTGAAGCTGTTCGACGTCTGTCGCCACCGCGGCATCCCGGTGATCACGTTCATCAACAAGTGGGACCGTCCCGGCCGGGAGGCTCTCGAACTCTGCGACGAGCTCACGCAACGCCTCGACCTGGCCCCGATGCCGTTGACGTGGCCGGTCGGTGAGGCGGGCCGGTTCCGTGGGGTCCTCGACGTCCGGGACGACGCGTTCGTGGCCTTCGAACGGACGGTCGGAGGGGCGACCGTGGCGGAGGAGCACCGGTTGTCCGCCGAGCGGGCCGCGGAGGAGGTGGGGGAGGACTTCGCCCGCGCGAGGGAAGAGGTGGAACTCGTCACCGCGTCGGGCGGGGAGTTCGATGCCGCCGCCTATCTGCGGGGCACCGCCACGCCGGTGTTGTTCGGTGCCGCGGTGCTGAACTTCGGGGTCCGGCATCTGCTGGACCTGCTGGTGGAGCTGGCGCCCAGGCCGGAGCCCAGGGTGGACGTCGAGGGCAATCCGCGTCCGCTGAACTCCGAGTTCTCGGCGTTCGTGTTCAAGGTGCAGACGGGCATGGACCCGGCGCATCGCGATCAGGTGGCGTTCGCGCGTGTGTGCTCGGGGGCGTTCGAGCGGGGCATGGTGGTCACCAACGCCACCACGAAACGGCCGTTCGCCACCAAGTACGCTCACCAGGTCTTCGGGCAGCAACGTTCCACAGTGGATGTCGCGTATCCCGGTGACGTGATCGGTCTGGTGAACGCCTCCGCGCTACGGGTCGGTGACACTCTGTACTCGGGAAAGCCCGCGGTGCGGTTCCCCGGTCTGCCGAGCTTCGCCCCGGCGCACTTCGCGGTGGCCCGGCCCGCGGACCTCAGCAAGGCCAAGCAGTTCCGCAAGGGGGTGGAGCAGCTGTCCTCGGAGGGCGTGGTGCAGTTGCTGACCTCCGATTCACGGGGCGACGCGGCTCCCGTGTTCGCCGCGGTGGGGCCGATGCAGTTCGAGGTCGCGGCCCATCGCATGGAGCACGAGTTCAACTCCCCGGTGAAGCTCGATCGGCTGCCGTACTCGACGGTGCGGAGGCTGGTCGACCCGGCGCAGCGCGCGCTCGTGGACGCGGGCCGCAACAGTGAGGTCCTGACGCGGGCCGACGGCACCGACCTGGCGTTGTTCGTCGACGACATGAGCATGCGACTGCTGCTGCGCCGGCACCCCGAACTTCGGCTGGAGACGTTGGTGGCGTCCGGCGCCTGA
- a CDS encoding spermidine synthase, producing MPELREPLTRGLSQVWELERVLWEGDTAFQHVVIAETSQGVSLFCDNDPQSTELAQRHYHEALFVPAVLLADRVERVLAVGSSEGVISELAVAAGATHVDHVDIDREVVELCAKYLPYGYTPEALDRAVRGEGPVKMHYDDGWEFVRRVAESAEEESKYDVIVADLPGERDDEAQHNRLFGTEFLRYCARALRPGGVVTSQVGCPTLWLNTMLRRAHARFGEVFGTVAYYGSDEFDWAFLVGRSDVVADPTARMVERLASLPYRPVTLDADALRAGSVLPYTIRHSRQSGGTRPA from the coding sequence TTGCCGGAACTGAGGGAACCCCTGACACGGGGGTTGTCGCAGGTATGGGAACTGGAGCGCGTGCTGTGGGAGGGTGACACGGCGTTCCAGCACGTCGTCATCGCCGAGACCTCGCAGGGCGTCTCGTTGTTCTGCGACAACGATCCGCAGAGCACCGAACTCGCCCAGCGGCACTACCACGAGGCCTTGTTCGTGCCCGCCGTCCTGCTCGCCGACCGCGTCGAACGGGTGCTCGCGGTGGGCTCCAGCGAAGGCGTGATCAGCGAACTCGCGGTGGCCGCGGGCGCGACGCACGTCGATCACGTCGACATCGACCGTGAGGTGGTCGAGCTATGCGCGAAGTACCTCCCCTACGGGTACACGCCCGAGGCGCTGGACCGCGCGGTCCGTGGTGAGGGCCCCGTGAAGATGCACTACGACGACGGCTGGGAGTTCGTGCGCCGCGTCGCCGAGTCGGCCGAGGAGGAGTCGAAGTACGACGTCATCGTGGCCGACCTGCCGGGGGAGCGGGACGACGAAGCCCAGCACAACCGCCTCTTCGGCACCGAGTTCCTGCGTTACTGCGCGCGGGCGCTGCGTCCGGGCGGGGTCGTGACGTCGCAGGTCGGGTGCCCCACCCTGTGGTTGAACACGATGCTGCGCCGGGCCCACGCGCGGTTCGGCGAGGTCTTCGGCACCGTTGCCTACTACGGTTCGGACGAGTTCGACTGGGCCTTCCTCGTGGGCAGGTCGGACGTCGTGGCCGACCCCACTGCGCGCATGGTCGAGCGGTTGGCCTCGTTGCCGTATCGGCCGGTGACCCTGGACGCCGACGCCCTGCGAGCGGGTAGTGTCCTTCCGTACACGATTCGTCACTCACGGCAGTCGGGAGGCACTCGGCCCGCGTAG